TCCCAGTTAAGAAAAGGGGACCTCGTCTTCTTCTACTGGCCGGGCCGCTATAGCAGCAATCGGATCGTGGGTCATGTGGGCATTTATATGGGAAATGGCCGGATGATCCATACTACCCCCAATCGCGGCGTCCATATTGTTAACGCCGCAGCCTCCAGTTATTGGCGCCAAACGTATTTGGGGGCTGTGAGGGTATCCCAGTAAACCCAGTAAAGCGTTGACTAATAGCCACGGAACGGCAATCATGGTGATACCTGTTCCAATGGAAGAAGTAATGTTTGATAACAATATGGCATATAAACGCCGGTCTTTAACCAGTTTGTCCATGCTCTCACCTTTGGCATCACTCTCTTGATCTGGTTTTCATTGTAGCGGGAAGAGCGGTATTTGAACCTGTGACTCAGACCTTATCCTGAAATCATTTTAGTCAAATCTTCGAGTCCCGGTTGGGAAAGTTGGAGTTAAACATGGATTATAATTCTTCCCCCTCATATCTTCTTTGTTTTTGTTTCACTAAATGCTGAAACAGAAAAACCAAAAATAATGTTATCAGTAAGATGATGAAGCTAGTTAATAAAGGGATATAATGTGCATCATCTAACGCAAAAGGAGTACTCAACAGTGCTAGCAGCATAACCATAGTGATATTTCCAATAACTGAAGACCACAAATAAGCTCTAAAGTTGATCGGTGACAGAGCAGCCATGATGGAAATCAAATTACTGGGCATAAAAGGAATAGTTCGGAGCAAAATGAGGCCCCACATTCCATATTTATGGAAGTAAACTATAAACCGCTCATATTTTTCTTTTTTATTTT
The Caldalkalibacillus uzonensis genome window above contains:
- a CDS encoding TVP38/TMEM64 family protein yields the protein MKIKRKKRLAVIIVICLFILAIKSPWFAAILDQDISSVSELRDEMGYRILMLTVPLGIIQGTVTIFPFMTIVAVHVFSFGLVQGLFFSWLCAFLGAMICFILGRYFFHDWSEQLWENKKEKYERFIVYFHKYGMWGLILLRTIPFMPSNLISIMAALSPINFRAYLWSSVIGNITMVMLLALLSTPFALDDAHYIPLLTSFIILLITLFLVFLFQHLVKQKQRRYEGEEL